A window of the Lentisphaera araneosa HTCC2155 genome harbors these coding sequences:
- a CDS encoding metallophosphoesterase family protein, which yields MFRPFLSFLTLGLLTSINAGTTSDFQVNVKTEKKPWSHLEFRNDPDNFQFAIVSDRTGSVRPGVFPTALKKLNLLEPEFVITVGDLISGNRHTKKESDLHDMWDEMEGFVSHLDMPFFYLAGNHDNGSPMMQKVWKERFGVERYHFVYKNVLFMCMNAQDDASFAAIIKKDQQEWAKKVLADHPDVRWTFVFIHQPVWKYDEGTPLDEGGWSKEPQETGWAVIEEALKGRKHTAFAGHVHQYIRYKQEAPQTNYYSLATTGGGSRYRGADFGEFDHAMWVTMTDDGPKLANLVIDGIIPEDVNTPAQELFRAYVNHTAKVLSLDPYKIQIDLEFDNKMDKNFSGHLDWSSKNFGWTADMFHEHVNVTKGELYKKSVVLTYTGKPENVLPYPALEVRAKDEDNVVYPAQAKVGVTEILPYFKKHKMELNPALKKALNKHDKRVQQAARAAARKKKEATQK from the coding sequence ATGTTTCGTCCTTTTTTGTCATTTTTGACTTTGGGTTTACTAACATCTATTAACGCAGGTACAACTAGTGATTTTCAGGTAAATGTTAAAACGGAAAAGAAGCCCTGGTCACATTTAGAGTTTCGTAATGATCCCGACAACTTCCAGTTTGCAATAGTTTCTGACAGAACCGGCAGCGTACGACCAGGAGTTTTTCCGACGGCTTTGAAAAAGTTGAATTTACTTGAACCAGAATTTGTCATTACCGTGGGGGATTTGATTTCGGGCAATCGCCATACAAAAAAAGAATCTGACCTGCACGATATGTGGGATGAAATGGAGGGCTTTGTCTCGCACTTGGATATGCCTTTTTTTTACTTGGCAGGTAATCACGATAATGGTTCTCCAATGATGCAAAAGGTCTGGAAGGAGCGCTTTGGAGTTGAGCGTTATCACTTTGTCTATAAAAATGTATTATTCATGTGCATGAATGCTCAGGATGATGCTTCTTTTGCCGCTATCATCAAAAAAGATCAGCAGGAATGGGCTAAAAAGGTTTTGGCTGACCATCCCGACGTTCGCTGGACATTTGTCTTTATTCATCAACCCGTATGGAAGTATGACGAAGGGACTCCACTCGATGAAGGTGGTTGGTCAAAAGAACCTCAAGAAACGGGCTGGGCGGTAATTGAGGAAGCATTAAAAGGGCGCAAGCACACGGCATTTGCAGGTCACGTCCACCAATACATCCGCTATAAACAAGAAGCTCCCCAAACGAATTATTATTCATTGGCAACCACTGGTGGTGGTAGTCGTTACCGTGGAGCGGATTTTGGTGAGTTTGATCATGCCATGTGGGTGACGATGACTGATGATGGCCCCAAATTAGCGAATTTAGTTATTGATGGCATTATTCCCGAGGATGTGAATACGCCAGCTCAAGAGCTCTTTCGTGCGTATGTAAATCACACGGCTAAAGTTCTTTCCCTTGATCCTTATAAGATTCAAATTGATCTAGAGTTTGATAATAAAATGGATAAGAATTTTAGTGGTCATTTGGATTGGAGTAGCAAAAATTTTGGATGGACAGCTGATATGTTTCATGAGCATGTGAATGTGACCAAGGGTGAGCTTTATAAAAAGTCAGTTGTTTTAACTTATACGGGTAAACCAGAGAATGTCTTACCTTACCCAGCTTTAGAAGTTCGGGCTAAAGATGAAGATAATGTAGTTTATCCAGCACAGGCAAAAGTCGGGGTTACAGAAATACTGCCTTATTTTAAGAAGCATAAAATGGAGTTGAATCCCGCACTGAAAAAAGCTTTAAATAAACATGATAAGCGCGTTCAACAAGCGGCACGAGCTGCGGCTCGCAAAAAGAAAGAAGCGACACAAAAATAA
- a CDS encoding IS110 family transposase, with product MSKITITVPEITIGIDLGNKKHDLCVLNSMGEVVEQIQIDNHIEALHEYFEQYKNRSSIRIALEVGACSMWVSSILKEMGFKVIVANARKLRMIWGDTNKCDEKDAEKIARVARMDPKLLHGIEHRSLSAQKMLSVIRVREHFIGARTRCINCVRGILKSFGVTDLPSCASNRFGERMLAHIPDDLISTLGELLEESKDLTNRIEGLDDRIYMLSEESCPEAIKLQELPGVGPVTALTYVLTIDDPKRFQKSRDIGAFLGLTPKRDQSGEIDKQLSITKQGDRYLRALLVGSAQFILSDRSPASDLKNYGRRIASSGGRIAKKKAVVAIARKLAILMHHLWVSGGDYIPLHKQALRKAS from the coding sequence ATGTCTAAAATTACTATCACTGTTCCTGAAATCACAATCGGAATTGATCTTGGGAACAAAAAACACGACCTTTGTGTTCTTAATTCAATGGGAGAAGTTGTCGAACAAATACAAATTGATAATCATATCGAAGCTTTACATGAGTATTTTGAACAATATAAGAATCGTTCAAGTATTCGAATAGCTTTGGAAGTAGGCGCTTGTTCAATGTGGGTTTCTTCGATTCTCAAGGAAATGGGCTTTAAGGTTATTGTCGCCAATGCACGAAAACTGCGGATGATTTGGGGGGACACAAATAAATGTGATGAAAAAGATGCAGAGAAAATAGCTCGTGTAGCTCGAATGGATCCTAAACTTTTACATGGCATTGAGCACCGAAGCCTATCTGCTCAAAAAATGTTATCAGTAATTCGTGTACGTGAGCATTTTATTGGGGCTCGCACGAGGTGTATAAATTGTGTACGTGGCATACTAAAGAGCTTTGGTGTAACAGATTTACCCAGTTGTGCATCAAATCGTTTTGGTGAACGAATGCTTGCACATATTCCTGATGACTTGATATCGACTTTAGGAGAACTCTTGGAAGAATCTAAAGATTTAACAAACCGTATTGAGGGATTGGATGATCGGATTTATATGCTTAGTGAAGAGTCATGCCCTGAAGCTATAAAACTTCAGGAACTACCAGGTGTCGGTCCAGTTACGGCCTTAACTTATGTATTAACTATTGATGACCCTAAACGCTTTCAAAAGAGTAGAGATATTGGAGCTTTTCTTGGGTTAACTCCCAAAAGAGATCAATCGGGAGAGATCGACAAACAATTAAGCATCACAAAGCAAGGAGATCGTTATTTAAGGGCTTTATTAGTTGGTTCTGCTCAGTTTATTTTAAGTGACCGTTCACCTGCTTCTGATCTTAAAAATTATGGTCGTAGGATTGCTAGTAGTGGAGGACGAATTGCCAAGAAAAAGGCTGTTGTTGCCATCGCGAGGAAACTTGCGATATTAATGCATCACTTATGGGTCAGTGGGGGAGATTATATTCCATTACACAAACAAGCTTTAAGAAAAGCTTCTTAA
- a CDS encoding DUF1501 domain-containing protein codes for MNKKTQFTRRKLLQSSLTSAAGLSLLPSTVQAESETFDQSKATVKSVIYIHVDGGLSHVDSFDIKEANKDAMRASEPIKTSADGIRIGRYFPKLAKQMHHCAIINSMSNTQGAHKEANYLLNTGYEQRGTTLHPDLGAWIARMAPRTSGEIPPFVKIGRSSSLGSGFMGSKYAALPVGNPQQGLKNIKLPRDVNQDLFHRRLGLMNSINAGFAQKHKHKLIDDYKQSYYDAIKLMHSKDLEVFDIKKEKRSTFETYGDEEFGQSCILARRLVEKGVRFISLAHKGWDFHYGIYDEFDEYANSLDQGVAALIADLEDRGLLESTLVVVNTEFGRNPALNDRAGRNHYPIAYSSFLAGGGIIGGQKYGKTDELGEKVVSGKVRVSDFNATIANAVGLNLKHVVTNTDGRPFTVGDKGKPLTQLFKKA; via the coding sequence ATGAATAAGAAAACTCAATTTACCAGAAGAAAATTATTGCAAAGTAGTCTTACTTCCGCTGCGGGGCTCAGCCTCCTGCCATCTACAGTGCAAGCTGAATCAGAAACTTTTGACCAAAGTAAAGCCACTGTAAAATCTGTTATTTATATTCATGTTGACGGTGGCCTCAGCCATGTAGACTCCTTTGATATAAAAGAGGCTAACAAAGATGCCATGCGCGCTTCTGAACCCATAAAAACTTCAGCAGATGGAATTCGCATCGGCAGATACTTTCCAAAACTCGCCAAGCAAATGCATCATTGTGCGATCATCAATTCCATGAGCAATACACAGGGGGCCCACAAAGAAGCCAATTACCTACTCAACACAGGCTATGAGCAGCGCGGTACAACTTTACATCCCGATTTAGGTGCCTGGATCGCACGCATGGCTCCCAGAACATCAGGGGAGATCCCTCCCTTCGTTAAAATTGGCCGCAGTAGTAGTTTGGGCTCTGGTTTTATGGGGAGTAAATACGCCGCTTTACCGGTAGGCAATCCTCAACAGGGTCTCAAAAATATTAAACTACCCAGAGATGTCAATCAAGACCTCTTTCATCGTCGTCTCGGTTTAATGAACTCTATTAATGCAGGATTTGCCCAGAAGCACAAACATAAACTCATAGATGATTACAAACAATCTTACTACGATGCCATAAAACTAATGCATAGTAAGGATTTAGAAGTTTTCGATATAAAGAAAGAAAAAAGATCCACTTTTGAAACATACGGCGATGAAGAGTTTGGACAAAGTTGCATCCTCGCTCGACGTTTAGTTGAAAAAGGCGTTCGCTTTATCTCCTTAGCCCATAAAGGCTGGGACTTTCATTATGGTATTTACGATGAATTTGATGAGTACGCAAACAGCCTCGACCAAGGTGTGGCAGCCCTTATTGCCGACCTCGAAGATCGAGGTCTTCTCGAATCAACTCTAGTCGTTGTCAATACCGAGTTTGGTCGTAACCCTGCGCTCAATGATCGTGCGGGACGCAATCACTACCCTATCGCTTACAGTAGTTTCCTTGCCGGGGGCGGCATAATCGGAGGTCAGAAGTATGGTAAAACAGATGAATTGGGTGAAAAAGTCGTCTCCGGAAAAGTTAGAGTTTCTGACTTTAATGCGACCATCGCAAACGCGGTCGGCTTAAACCTAAAACACGTCGTCACGAATACCGATGGACGTCCTTTTACAGTTGGAGACAAAGGTAAACCACTGACTCAGCTCTTTAAAAAGGCTTAA
- a CDS encoding serine aminopeptidase domain-containing protein — protein MKNLLVLALPLLLLACNSKLGAQIKKDFDQAQHSEELTKGKILSRSYFFKEANKDQNYVLYIPKNYDSSKPAPLIILLHGLRSNPKQIINYSGIISEAEKRGYVIAAPFGYNDRGWYGSRGKGKEGFAFGKAGDPENLGELSEMDVINVLKIVQKDLSIDSDRIFLMGHSMGGGGALYLASAYPNTWSGLACLAPAFQKQSTKLENAKHLPVYVTTGNMDFLVPVRTVRRWVDEMKSLKMDVHYKEIKGGGHFRTITRNPEMISEVYDFFDRYNRKKLAKPQVQTQ, from the coding sequence ATGAAAAATTTATTAGTCCTTGCACTACCCTTGTTGTTACTTGCCTGTAATTCCAAGCTAGGTGCACAAATCAAAAAAGATTTTGATCAGGCTCAGCACAGCGAAGAATTGACCAAAGGAAAAATTTTAAGTCGCTCATATTTTTTCAAAGAAGCTAACAAGGATCAAAATTATGTTCTTTATATCCCAAAGAATTACGACTCTTCAAAACCTGCTCCATTAATAATATTACTCCATGGACTTCGCAGTAACCCCAAGCAAATTATCAATTACAGTGGCATCATCTCTGAGGCTGAAAAACGCGGCTATGTCATTGCAGCTCCTTTCGGATACAATGACCGTGGTTGGTATGGCAGTCGGGGAAAAGGCAAGGAGGGCTTTGCTTTTGGGAAAGCGGGCGACCCTGAGAACCTTGGTGAGTTAAGCGAGATGGATGTGATAAACGTTTTAAAAATTGTGCAAAAAGATCTGTCTATTGATTCCGACCGCATCTTTTTAATGGGACATTCCATGGGCGGCGGTGGTGCTTTATACCTAGCTTCTGCTTATCCCAATACTTGGTCTGGCTTAGCCTGCCTCGCCCCCGCATTTCAAAAACAGTCAACTAAGCTTGAGAATGCCAAACACTTGCCGGTATACGTCACGACCGGAAATATGGATTTTCTAGTTCCAGTTCGAACCGTACGCCGTTGGGTTGACGAGATGAAATCTTTAAAGATGGATGTGCACTATAAAGAAATCAAAGGGGGAGGCCACTTCCGCACTATTACCCGGAACCCTGAGATGATTTCAGAAGTCTATGACTTCTTTGATCGATACAACAGAAAAAAGCTTGCTAAGCCCCAAGTGCAAACGCAATAA
- a CDS encoding sulfatase-like hydrolase/transferase, whose amino-acid sequence MNKFYSVFLLLFGMITMGDTRPNILWLTSEDNSARWLGCYGNKFAITPNLDKLASEGFLYEKCFANAPVCAPSRSTWITGIHAISMGTHPMRSRYEIPHDKIKYYVDYLKEAGYYTTNCTKTDYNIGGRDDKECWDDPKSKFAWRNRPEGKPFFTVINTTSSHESRAFKADINKTNHDPANVELRKYHPDLPDIRKNYALYHDCIKTMDSDIGAALKALEEDGLADDTIVIYCSDHGGVMPRSKRFLYESGIHTPLIIRIPEKFKHLWPADKPGSRLNDLVSFIDMPKTWLSLADAKIPAEMQGKIFLGEQKEQRKLHFSFRGRMDERVDNVRAVHDGQFLYVKNYMPFSPVGQKIHYLWNMPASQAWEAHYKANKTDPISSRFFETRGYVEELYDSSNDPDNVNNIINSPEHASIVNKMRAGLKDWQVNIYDSGILPEGEVVKRAADNNMTIYEMVREPKLYDLSAYITAADIALASSSENLDKLIEYLNHSDSGVRYWGAGGLQILGKDAQSAKAQLKQALKDDSHSVRAMSAWALIKMGDKEEAYKCLEELVNNDSYAVLLALSVIDWMGDDAKPMLENIVNATFAEKYRPGLLNHVLKKHGLQAPKKDRSKTNGKKNKKKKK is encoded by the coding sequence ATGAACAAATTCTACAGTGTATTTTTATTGCTATTTGGCATGATCACGATGGGAGACACTCGGCCGAATATCCTATGGTTGACGAGTGAGGATAATAGTGCCAGATGGCTCGGCTGCTATGGTAATAAATTTGCCATTACACCAAATTTAGATAAACTAGCCAGTGAAGGCTTTCTCTATGAAAAATGTTTTGCCAATGCCCCTGTTTGTGCGCCGTCCCGGAGTACGTGGATAACGGGGATTCATGCCATATCAATGGGCACTCACCCCATGCGCAGTCGTTATGAAATCCCCCACGATAAAATAAAATACTACGTGGATTATCTTAAAGAAGCGGGTTATTACACAACAAATTGCACCAAGACAGATTACAATATTGGCGGGCGTGATGACAAAGAATGTTGGGATGATCCCAAGTCAAAGTTTGCTTGGCGTAATCGCCCGGAAGGCAAACCCTTTTTTACGGTGATCAATACTACATCGAGTCATGAGAGCAGGGCTTTTAAGGCTGATATTAATAAAACTAATCACGACCCTGCCAATGTTGAACTCCGGAAGTATCATCCTGATTTACCGGATATTCGCAAAAACTATGCTCTTTATCACGATTGTATTAAAACAATGGATAGTGATATCGGGGCCGCATTAAAAGCCCTGGAAGAAGATGGCCTAGCCGATGATACAATTGTGATCTATTGCTCTGATCATGGTGGTGTGATGCCACGCAGTAAACGATTCCTCTATGAAAGCGGTATTCACACGCCACTCATTATTCGCATACCTGAGAAATTCAAACATTTGTGGCCGGCAGATAAGCCGGGATCTAGACTTAATGATTTAGTAAGTTTTATCGATATGCCCAAAACGTGGTTGAGTTTAGCCGATGCCAAAATTCCTGCTGAGATGCAAGGAAAGATCTTTTTGGGTGAGCAAAAAGAGCAGCGTAAACTTCATTTTAGTTTTCGAGGACGCATGGATGAACGAGTCGATAATGTACGTGCTGTACACGATGGCCAATTTCTCTACGTGAAAAATTATATGCCCTTTAGTCCTGTCGGTCAAAAAATACATTACTTATGGAATATGCCTGCCAGTCAAGCTTGGGAAGCTCACTATAAAGCTAACAAAACCGATCCAATTAGTAGCCGTTTCTTTGAGACAAGAGGCTATGTAGAAGAGCTCTATGATTCTAGCAATGATCCCGATAATGTAAACAACATTATTAATAGCCCTGAACACGCAAGCATAGTCAATAAAATGCGTGCGGGGCTTAAAGACTGGCAAGTAAATATTTACGATTCAGGGATTTTGCCTGAGGGAGAAGTTGTTAAGCGAGCAGCGGATAACAACATGACTATTTACGAAATGGTGCGCGAGCCAAAACTTTATGATTTGAGTGCTTATATAACTGCGGCTGATATTGCCTTAGCATCATCGAGTGAGAACTTAGACAAATTAATAGAATACTTAAACCACAGTGATTCAGGTGTACGTTATTGGGGAGCAGGCGGTTTACAAATCTTGGGGAAAGATGCGCAATCCGCAAAAGCTCAGCTCAAACAAGCCTTAAAAGACGATTCACATAGTGTACGCGCTATGTCAGCATGGGCTTTAATTAAAATGGGCGATAAAGAAGAGGCTTATAAATGCTTAGAAGAATTAGTGAATAATGACTCTTATGCCGTTCTTTTGGCACTGAGTGTTATTGATTGGATGGGAGATGACGCTAAGCCAATGTTAGAGAATATCGTCAATGCGACTTTCGCAGAGAAGTACCGTCCCGGTTTATTGAATCATGTGCTTAAGAAACATGGTTTACAAGCACCTAAAAAGGACCGCTCGAAAACTAATGGGAAGAAGAATAAGAAAAAAAAGAAATAG
- a CDS encoding DUF7133 domain-containing protein, which produces MQNRNYKYHFQKPLNKFLLFTSLSLSLSTFALDQDTKNKVIEASQSSEAVKAKSERKLLALSTSGKTTLSHYALQQLGEQSSAFKVEVNSDIAKLDLNTLKQYDGVFLSQKMADSIFQNKSLKTAFLKYINEGGKLIATDQAIESQSAEYNTLIGAISQKYPWDENGTWSIVNEAPNSVSTKHLEPLFKIKDRIYALKNFDRSKMRILLALDFGDRLTTGTYSKLADVPVSWVKEVGKGHVFYTSLGFNDETWYNKDFLQHLLSGIQMTLGDLEGDFSPIAQKPRSPHRNKALPLTEEESMKTFEIQDGYKIQLSAGDNFLNEPVHVTWDGNGNLYVAQMETYMQDMAATGEKDPVCSVIKLVDTNWDGVYDKKTVFAKDLILPRKLLCLDGKVIIGETDTTTLYSYEDTDGDGIADKKELFYKGGPQGGNMEHQPQGFMWNIDNTINATYALSYSYKDGKIAELDYKAGVGSQFGISQTESGQIISAIAGNEKATMHFQQPHVYGGMELEGEKPKEFYELWPIDDVPDSQGGLKRVREDNTLNHFSATSGAEYYRGGVHSDLKHDFFLAEPVGRLIRRAKIEKKGGMRIMHNAHPKKEFIRSSDPNFRPVNLATGPDGNLYIVDMYRGIIQQAAYARPGMFIYRINEVYELDKNIGRGRLYRVTKDGQKSFGKPNMLNESGKQLLAHLSHENAWWRLKAQKLIIVRKDLSVLKDLQDMAVNSNSELARLHALWTIDGLGKTDFEILKKAVKDSSPLVREAAIRLSEPFLRKDQSTLQSLLPIKTETNSQVLVQIKNSLRKLGQSDLLKTLYDTHRDKHYGLARMEQFHIQQAKEEAEKKLARNALSAANAKMIEKGAVHYKALCQNCHGKDGMGMKAGDILLGAPLVGSPRVTGDVSRLTAITLNGLKGPIDGKDYGVMMPLSNNSDEYIAEVLSFIRHSWNNKASIVSTKEIQTVRKDLKKYKEMFTIDTLYERYPALLNNKKKWLITASVNNDKNALKRINDNKTKGRWTSMKVIEKGFYVQIELPSAQGIKGLKMNANDYPAEFEVQLSTDGQQWSSVGKFKGKRGLSIAKFEKSEVKFVKIISTVKGDTIWAIREIDLMSSM; this is translated from the coding sequence ATGCAAAACAGAAATTATAAATATCACTTTCAAAAACCCTTAAATAAGTTTTTACTCTTCACTAGCTTAAGCCTTTCCCTTAGCACATTTGCACTCGATCAGGATACTAAAAATAAAGTAATTGAAGCGAGTCAATCAAGCGAAGCCGTAAAAGCAAAATCAGAACGTAAGCTCTTAGCACTTTCCACAAGTGGCAAAACTACGCTTAGTCACTACGCCCTGCAGCAACTCGGCGAGCAAAGTTCTGCTTTTAAAGTCGAAGTCAACTCTGATATCGCCAAACTTGATTTAAATACCCTCAAACAGTATGACGGTGTTTTTCTCAGTCAAAAAATGGCGGATTCCATTTTCCAAAACAAAAGCCTTAAAACGGCTTTCCTTAAGTACATCAATGAAGGTGGCAAACTGATTGCTACTGACCAGGCCATAGAAAGTCAATCGGCTGAATATAACACACTGATTGGCGCCATCAGTCAAAAGTACCCCTGGGACGAAAATGGCACCTGGAGCATTGTCAACGAAGCACCAAATTCTGTCAGTACTAAACACCTCGAGCCTCTCTTTAAAATCAAAGACCGCATTTACGCTCTCAAAAATTTTGATCGCTCAAAAATGCGTATCCTCCTTGCCCTAGACTTTGGCGATCGCCTCACAACGGGTACTTACTCCAAGTTAGCCGATGTTCCGGTGAGCTGGGTAAAAGAAGTTGGCAAAGGACATGTCTTTTACACATCCCTCGGTTTTAATGATGAAACCTGGTACAACAAGGACTTTTTACAGCATTTACTCAGCGGCATTCAAATGACTCTCGGTGATCTAGAGGGTGACTTTAGTCCCATCGCCCAAAAACCCCGTTCACCTCATCGCAATAAAGCTCTGCCATTGACTGAAGAAGAATCAATGAAAACCTTCGAAATTCAGGATGGTTATAAAATCCAGCTTAGTGCCGGAGATAATTTCCTTAATGAGCCCGTTCACGTTACCTGGGATGGCAATGGCAATCTCTATGTGGCACAAATGGAAACCTATATGCAGGATATGGCTGCAACAGGTGAAAAAGATCCCGTCTGTTCGGTTATCAAACTTGTGGACACCAATTGGGACGGCGTTTACGATAAAAAAACTGTTTTTGCCAAAGACCTCATTCTACCGCGTAAGTTACTCTGTCTTGATGGCAAGGTCATCATTGGTGAAACAGATACTACGACTCTTTATTCCTACGAAGATACCGATGGCGATGGCATTGCCGATAAAAAAGAGCTCTTCTATAAAGGTGGACCTCAGGGTGGTAATATGGAGCACCAACCCCAGGGCTTCATGTGGAATATTGACAACACTATCAACGCTACTTATGCCTTAAGTTACAGCTATAAAGATGGGAAAATTGCTGAACTCGACTACAAAGCTGGCGTAGGTTCGCAATTTGGCATTTCTCAGACTGAAAGTGGGCAAATCATTTCCGCGATTGCCGGCAATGAAAAAGCCACTATGCATTTCCAGCAGCCTCACGTTTACGGCGGCATGGAACTTGAAGGTGAAAAACCAAAGGAATTTTATGAGCTTTGGCCAATCGACGATGTTCCCGATTCACAAGGTGGTCTTAAACGCGTTCGCGAAGACAATACCTTAAATCATTTTTCCGCAACTTCTGGTGCCGAATACTACCGCGGTGGTGTACACAGCGATTTAAAACATGATTTCTTCCTGGCCGAACCCGTTGGCCGCCTCATTCGTCGCGCAAAAATCGAAAAGAAAGGTGGCATGCGCATTATGCATAATGCTCACCCAAAAAAAGAATTCATTCGCTCCTCTGATCCAAATTTCCGCCCGGTCAACTTGGCGACTGGTCCAGATGGCAACCTCTATATTGTCGATATGTATCGTGGTATTATCCAGCAGGCGGCCTATGCCCGTCCCGGCATGTTTATCTATCGCATTAACGAAGTTTATGAACTAGATAAAAACATTGGTCGCGGTCGCCTTTACCGCGTGACTAAAGATGGTCAAAAAAGCTTCGGAAAGCCCAATATGCTCAATGAAAGCGGTAAGCAGCTTCTCGCTCACCTCAGTCACGAAAATGCTTGGTGGAGACTTAAAGCTCAAAAGCTCATTATTGTGCGAAAAGATCTGTCTGTACTCAAAGACCTTCAGGATATGGCTGTAAATTCAAACTCTGAATTGGCACGACTTCATGCCCTGTGGACAATTGATGGTCTCGGAAAAACTGATTTCGAAATCCTCAAAAAAGCTGTAAAAGACTCAAGCCCACTAGTTCGTGAAGCGGCTATTCGCCTCTCAGAACCTTTCCTGAGAAAAGATCAATCTACCTTACAAAGCTTACTACCCATTAAAACTGAAACAAACAGTCAGGTTCTTGTTCAAATTAAGAACTCTCTTAGAAAACTTGGTCAATCAGACCTACTTAAAACTTTATACGACACACACCGCGACAAACATTATGGTTTAGCTCGTATGGAGCAATTCCACATTCAGCAGGCCAAAGAAGAAGCAGAGAAAAAGCTCGCTCGCAACGCACTTTCTGCGGCCAACGCAAAAATGATTGAGAAAGGTGCTGTTCATTACAAAGCTCTCTGCCAAAATTGTCATGGCAAGGATGGCATGGGTATGAAAGCCGGAGACATTCTTTTAGGTGCACCACTGGTGGGCTCTCCCCGAGTAACTGGTGATGTAAGCCGCCTCACGGCCATTACATTAAACGGACTAAAAGGCCCTATCGATGGCAAGGACTATGGCGTTATGATGCCGCTTAGTAACAACTCAGATGAGTACATAGCTGAGGTTCTCAGTTTCATTCGTCATAGTTGGAATAACAAAGCTTCAATTGTGTCCACCAAAGAAATTCAGACTGTTCGTAAAGATCTTAAAAAGTACAAAGAAATGTTCACTATTGACACATTATATGAGCGCTACCCTGCTTTGCTCAATAACAAAAAGAAATGGCTTATCACAGCCAGTGTAAATAATGACAAAAACGCCCTTAAAAGGATTAATGACAACAAGACCAAAGGTCGCTGGACTAGCATGAAAGTTATTGAAAAAGGCTTCTACGTTCAAATTGAACTACCTTCCGCACAGGGAATTAAAGGATTGAAAATGAATGCCAATGACTACCCTGCTGAATTTGAAGTTCAGCTTTCCACCGATGGTCAGCAGTGGTCAAGTGTCGGAAAGTTCAAAGGCAAAAGAGGTTTGAGTATTGCTAAATTCGAAAAATCTGAAGTCAAATTCGTAAAAATCATTAGTACCGTTAAGGGCGACACGATCTGGGCGATACGCGAAATTGACCTTATGTCCTCAATGTAA
- a CDS encoding 3-keto-disaccharide hydrolase has translation MKLLFIICLSLITNLMASDNNNWVELFNGKNLDGWTEKTKEGSFRVEDGAIIGTAKDGMGTTFLCSNNNYGDFELEFETKLIDNKLNSGVQIRSRLQEPDGKQKHPAVYGPQVEVTGRNFEKNQSGYIYGQAWKTWLTPKEDKKAHQFFKDGEWNHFRVLAKGNQITTWLNGNKIVTTTVPAKRQQSNPSGFIALQVHGIKKGTGPFQVAWKNIKVKELSSAQ, from the coding sequence ATGAAATTACTATTTATTATTTGCTTATCTCTCATCACGAACCTTATGGCCTCCGACAACAATAATTGGGTCGAATTATTCAATGGTAAGAATCTCGATGGCTGGACAGAGAAAACAAAAGAAGGCTCTTTCCGTGTTGAGGATGGTGCTATTATCGGAACGGCTAAGGATGGCATGGGCACAACTTTCCTCTGCTCAAACAATAATTATGGCGATTTTGAACTAGAATTTGAAACCAAACTCATTGATAATAAGCTCAACTCAGGTGTACAAATTCGTTCGCGTTTGCAAGAGCCCGATGGCAAACAAAAACATCCTGCTGTATACGGTCCTCAAGTGGAGGTAACTGGCCGAAATTTTGAAAAAAATCAGTCTGGCTACATCTATGGTCAGGCATGGAAAACATGGCTCACGCCAAAAGAAGACAAAAAGGCTCATCAATTTTTCAAAGATGGTGAATGGAATCATTTCCGCGTTCTTGCCAAAGGCAATCAAATTACCACCTGGCTTAACGGCAACAAAATTGTTACCACTACTGTTCCCGCTAAGCGCCAACAATCCAACCCAAGTGGCTTCATTGCCCTCCAGGTTCATGGAATTAAAAAAGGCACTGGCCCCTTCCAGGTTGCATGGAAAAATATCAAAGTCAAAGAGCTTAGCTCTGCTCAGTAA